In Thunnus thynnus chromosome 17, fThuThy2.1, whole genome shotgun sequence, the genomic window TAAAGCTGCAGAAACAAGTCTTGTTCAAGCTGTTTGCCGTAAGGAAACCACATATTGGTGGTGGTTCTCGCAAGTGATGGTAGAAGTGAGAATGAGCATTCTTAATGCTGTATGTCACCCTACGCACTCTAAACCACTCACCATGTTGCAGTTGTATACATTTGTGGCATCGATACCTTTTCAAAGAAGGAGGAAGTTTCATTTCTTGGTAAAGTGGGCCTAACGGGGTAAGCCATAATATAACAGGCATGTTGAGCAGTGCAGAAACAGTGTGGAAAATGCGCATTCTGCCTGAATAGAAGTTTCAAGTATGTTGTTCTTAGTAGTGATATATTCTGCCACTTTTTTGCTCATTCGTCAttattaattcaattcaattttatttataaagcgccgaatcataacagaagttatctcagggcactttttacatagagcaggtctagaccgtactctttactttacagagactcaacaattcccccatgagcaagcactagGAAAcaacagcaaggaaaaactcccctttaacaggaagaaacctcaagcagaactgggctgtaggtgggcagccatctgccttgaccattTGGGttaggagagaaagaaagagcaagggagagagagacagggaagcataataacaactaTGCAATATTACGCAGTGTTAAGTATATTTATTCAATTGCTTGTACTTAAGTtatttatacttctacttcactatATTTCAGGGAgaaatatactttttactccactgcatttatctgacttcacaaatattttatatgcaAACTCCATCCTTGGcttataaaatgtaataaattgttTTAGATTAACTACTCAATAATATAGTTATATCATTGAGTAGTTAATCTAAATGAATAtctaaataatatattaatatagtTAAAATTAGCTGCATCTCAACCAGATGCAACATTAAATTGCTGCTTACATTAATGTATCAGTGATAATAAtctaatattataatatataatttaacaCTGAGGAGCCATTCTGCTGCACAGTGTgtacttttacatttaatactaagtacattttgctgatcaTATGTCTTTACTTTCACTTACACCTTACTAACATTTTGAATACAAGTTGTAATGGAGTATTGTAAAATTGTattgctatttttattttacacaaaggATCAGAATACTTCCTCAACCACTGATAAGGCCTCTTTTGACAAATTagagaaattaatttaattgtttgaCATGGTAGTTTCACTTTCAGATGCCTAAGACAGTAACGTACTGGCACAAGCTGATTTCTAAAGACATCAATAACAGAATAACGCCACAACAAAACTAAATGTTATTaacaacattcattcattatcaaCAGCAAATTGTACTAAAGattaaaatgtcctaaaactCATCTGCATGTGAGCCGATCTTGCTCTGActcatttttaatacatttttctgactaGTCCAGCTACAAACTTCGTCTAgaactttcaaccacatctcactgTCTTCCTCAGTGAATGGAGTTTTTTTCAGTTGTCTTAATGATGGCTCGGTTGtcataacaaaaaataaataaaaatgcataaagGAGTCTGTCTCTCAGCAATTTCTCATCAGAGTCTGTGCCAGCTTTTACAAAACGTAATAACTTCGCAGTGACACCTAGTGGCCAACACCCGACTCAGCCTTGTCTAACAACAAGATGTTCCGATGGATCCATGTTGCTGAAAAACATTAAGAGAAAGACCACTGAACCAAAAGGTCAgagaaatttaatttattaaacaatataaatgtatagaagaaaggaaaacaataaacagacagacagaaatcatAGACACAACATTTCTGACACCACCACACTTCCTCTACCATTTAGGACTGACGAAGCCCCACAGCTGGTCGCTTACGTCACTCCGAGACTGCATAGAGGTGTCGATGTTGATGGGAGTGGCCAAGTCTGCACCGTAATGCACTGCAAGAGGAGAAAACAACCACTGACAAACTGAGGACATATTAAcaccccctccacacacacaataacaacagaaaacaaaactgtaccTCCTTTCAAAGTGCGGGGCTCTGTATCATATTCCCACTTGATCTTGGTTATCAGGTAGTACACCTGAGCGACATATCTGTTTAGgatatattaaaaaattaatacaaatcagaaaatacatcaaactACTTACAACACAGCTATTGTCACAGGGTGACAAAATGCGAACAATCCCATTCACTGAAAAATAATGTCActcatctttttgtttgtgacatctataaacataaacaaaaaaattacttagaaataaaaacacaggtaGAGGAAATTGTTACAACATTCAGTATCTATTACATTACTCTATTGTACAGTGTCCCTACACACCTCTCCCAACAGACAATTTTAAAGACAATATTTTTCTGAGTGTAAGTAACACAGTCAACAGAAGGGAAAAAAcgtttgtattttttcatggGATCCAGAGATGGAAAGGTAAGACACCAAAATCAAAAGGactgtcattttcattttatgtgacTGAAAGTAGCAATAATGAAGACATTTCATTACTGAATATGTGAGACTCACACTGCTGAAGGGATGATCTCAGTGGTGTCTTCATCCACTTCGTTCTGAAGAGTCTCGAGCTCgtgttcagtgtttctcagATTCTCCAACTCTCTCTGCAGGAACCTGGAGGAGGGTTAAGGATGCTAACGGACAAAATGTTCAATGCATTCATAAATTAGACTGAAAAGATTTGGTGAAGATACTTTTTTGTGGTCATGTTAATAGTCTTGATTTATTTACCTTAGGACTATAATGGCTAAaatcacacagaaaatattttgtacaaattcagtcatttttgagATCAAAACTACTGGGGAGATTTATGGGGAAAAATTTAATGCAATTACTGGCATGTGAATGATTTTTTGTAAGTGCATAATAATCTTGATTATTTGATTGATCGTTTTGGcaataaaatgccagaaaaaagtgaaaaatgcctgttataacaACCCggagtcaaaggtgacgtctttaaatgtcttattttgtctgaacaacCATAGATAACAAGTTTACTATAatgaatgacaaagaaaagcattaaatcttcacatctgagaagctaaAACAAGCAAATTTTGGCATACtcgcttaaaaaaaaaattcaaacaattattcaatgatgaaaatagttacagattaattttctgcctgTCGACTGATCAattgatcgttgcagctctaaatcatAGTCTTCACACCATCCAAACACAGACATATAAAAGATACTGTAATTCTGAGTCAGTGATCTGGCTCTTGGCTGTGCACTGCCTCAACTGGTCCTCCAGACTCTGGAGCTCCATCTCCCTTTGCTTCTTCTGCTCCTCCATGTCCAGCAGCCTCTGGCCTGCACTCTCTTCAATCTGAGCCACATCTGGGATTGAAGGCCAATGATAGAGATGACAAGATGGTAAGTGATTGGGAGGACATTGAGGATGAAGATAAGACTAGAAATATTGTAATTTAGAAAAGAACGATGGATACACATTGACTGTAATCACAACACACTACAGAAGAAAAGCCTAATCTTGTAGCAGTGACAGTTACTAAAAGCTTTGAGTGTATTAATGGGTGTCTGCTTGTGTCATGATGGTCAGTTATTATGGTAAGATCATAATTCAGTCATCTGAAGATCACAGAAGAGAAGTGAGAATGCAAACCCCATTAATTTTCACGTTGTGTGTAAGCTTGCCTTTTAAAATCTGCGTCACaatcttttttgtttctatgtGTTGATCAAAAAGGGTCTGGTGTTCATCTATCACTTGTCTCAGTTTGTCAGGTTGGCTGCTGTTGATGTAGTCCACCAACGCCTCCCCCATCTCCTTCAAGTCTTGAAATTTGTGACCTTGAGCCATTGTGGTGACACTGGCAGCTAGAGAACACATAGAAGACACAGAAGAAATTTAACTGAAAATATTGTAGGTATCacattatcattatcaacaacaataaataaccAAAATGTCTGCTTGTCCAGTAGTGGAGGAAATAACCAGATTAATTCcttcaatataatatataaaacagtcACAGTGTAATAGTATTCAATAACAAATAAAGGTCCCTCAATTTATTCACAATTTTGCTAAACTACAAAATTACTCAAGCAACAAACTGTTCTTTGTAGTAACGTtacttaaatataaaaagtgCTTTCTGTGAGTTGACTTCCTGATGGATACTTAACGTTACTCTACTACTGTAGTTTGAACCGAACTAAGGCATCGTAATATTCTTGTTTCATAAcatctggtaaaaaaaaaaaagtatctttagcttcaaataaatgcAGCCGAGCAAAGAGTGAAAGGTAATATTTTCCTCTTAAAGTTAAGAGAAACACAATTGTATTGCTAAAATACGTACGAGTACGCGGTTTTGTTTACAACGACTTATAGACGCAGTGTAAACGTTGGTTCTTCTAAATTGATGTCTGCTAAACTATGATAAAAATGATACCGACACACAACACACGTTAACAGGAATATTATCGACTCTATATCTAACAAGTTAAGAGTAATGCTTATAAAAGAAATAAGCTATTTATTGGTAAAAGTCGAGCATAAAACAACATACCGTACACTTTTCGTAATTCAAATTTCCACCCAGAGCGCGCGCCTCTtccgttcttcttcttcttggtttTTAACAGCGGTTGGCA contains:
- the spc24 gene encoding kinetochore protein Spc24, whose amino-acid sequence is MTTEEGCQPLLKTKKKKNGRGARSGWKFELRKVYAASVTTMAQGHKFQDLKEMGEALVDYINSSQPDKLRQVIDEHQTLFDQHIETKKIVTQILKDVAQIEESAGQRLLDMEEQKKQREMELQSLEDQLRQCTAKSQITDSELQFLQRELENLRNTEHELETLQNEVDEDTTEIIPSAVYVAQVYYLITKIKWEYDTEPRTLKGVHYGADLATPINIDTSMQSRSDVSDQLWGFVSPKW